The genomic window GCCCCCTGCCACGGCCTCGACGAAGCCGGGCGTGGTGAGGACCTTGCGCCGGAAGTTGGGGCGGTCGAGCTCGACGCCCCAGACGGTCTCGTACACCTGCCGCAGCTCGCCGAGGGTGAATTCGGCGGGGCAGAAGGCGGTGGCGAGGCACGTGTACTCGAGCTTGGCGCCGATGCGCTCGTGCGCGTCGGCGAGGATGCGGTCGTGGTCGAAGGCGAGCGGGCCGTGGCCGCCGTACGGCATCCACTGGGCGTGCGCGGCGTCGCCGCCGCCGCGCGGCTCCGGCACGTCAGGTACGAGCGCGGTGTACGCGACGGACACGACCCGCATCCGGGGGTCGCGGTCCGGATCGCTGTACGTGCGCAGCTGCTCCAGATGGAGCGCGGCGGTGGTGCGCGCCGAGAGCCCGGTCTCCTCCGCGAGTTCACGGCGGGCGGCGCGGCCCGCGGACTCGTCGGGCAGGACGAAGCCCCCGGGCAGCGCCCGGGCCCCCTTGTACGGCTCCTGGCCGCGCTCGATGAGCAGCACCTGCAACTCGCCGTCGCGGACCGTGAAGACGGCGAGGTCGACGGTGACGGCGAAGGGCGGGAAGGCCCTCGGGTCGTAGTCGCCCGCGTCGTGGCCGCCCGCGTCGTACGCGTCCACGGTCACCTCCTCTCGGGGAGGGGGTCGGCGAAGCCCCAGCCCTCGGCGAGCACCGCGTCGACGGCGGCCACGGCCGTGGCCAGCCGCCCCTCGTGCGGGCCGGTCAGCGTGAGGAACCTGCGCCCGGTACGGGCGAGCTGTGCGGCGAAGCGCGCGGTCATCCAGGGCCGCAGCTGCTCGCCGTCGCGCAGCCCGTCGTCCTCGAACGGCACGTCCCGGTGGTCGGTGAGCAGCCACAGGTCGCCGCGGCCGCGCGCCGCGATCTCGGCGACCTCCGCGCTGGACCGCCCGGCCATGTACCGCTCGTGCCAGATCGTCGTCGCGAAGGCGTCGGTGTCGCAGACCAGCAGGGGCGAGCCGATACGGGCGGCGGCGTCCTCGCGCTCGGTCTGCCGCCGGGCGATCAGCGGGAAGTCGTCGGAGTCGAAGGTGACGTCGGACCAGGCCGCGCCGGGCCGCTCGGCGCGCAGCGCGGCGAGTTTCCGCTCGCTGAACTCCCTGCCGTACTCGGGTACGCAGCCGGTGCGCGCCCAGACCCCGCCGCGCGCCCGGTAGTGCGCGGCGAGCGCCGTGGCCAGGGTGGTGGTGCCGGTGGACTCGGCGCCGAGCACGACGACGCGGCGGGCGAGTGCGGCACGTACCGGCGGCTCCAGGAAGTCCCAGCAGCCGACGGGATCCTTGCGGACCGCCGTGCCGGAGACCGGGAAGACCGTGCGGTCGGGGTCGACGCAGACGGAGTCGGCGCCTCCGAAGCGGCGGGCGAGCTCGTCGCCGTACGACTCCGAGGTGAAGACGGCGTCGACCCGCCCGGGGACGGCCGCACGGAACACCGCCATGTGCGCGTCCCAGACGGCCGGATCGGTGACGTCGACGGGGATGTCGTCGACGGCGCCCACGACGCGGACGTCCGGGTGGACCTCGCGCATCCAGGCGACGCGCTCCACCAGCGGTATCGACTCGACGGAGGCGGCGCAGACGAGGACGGTCAGCCGCTCGCAGCGGTCGCGTGCGGTGCGGACAAGATGGTGGTGGCCTGCGTGCGGCGGATAGAACTTGCCGAGGACGAGCCCGTGCCGGTAGCGCTTCATGCCGCCACCTCCGCGGCCTCTTCCGCCGACTGCCGTTGCTGTGCGTGCTGTACGGCCAGGGCGCGCGTCCAGTTGCGCATGCCGTGCACGCACAGGGCCATGAAGCCCACGTACAGCAGCGCCGTGAGGTACAGCCCCTTGTACGCGTACAGGGGGCTGTAGACGATGTCCGCGGCGATCCACAGCCACCAGGACTCCCGCAGCTTGCGGCACTGCCCGTAGGTCGCCATGAGGGAGAGCGCGGTGGTCAGCGCGTCCCAGAAGGGGACGGTGGAGTCGGTGGCGCGGTCCAGGAGCAGCGTCAGTGCGAGGGTTCCCACCACCCCCGCCGCGAGCAGCCATGTCCACTCGGTGCGCGTAGTGCGGCGCACCGGGAGGGCGTCGGAGCCTGGTCCACCCCCGTGGGTCCAGGTCCACCAGCCGTACGCGGCGAGGGCGATGAAGACGACCTGCAGCCCCGCGTCGGCGTACAGGCCGGCCTGGGTGAACAGCAGGATGAAGAGGACGTTGTTGGCGATGCCGAGCGGCCAGTTGGCGAGGTGCTGGCGGGCGACGAGCCAGACGCAGAGCGCTCCGCTGCCGAAGCCGAGGACCTCGGTCCAGCTGACCGGGGTGTCGAGCAGGGTGAACAGCGGTTGCTGCAGTGGTGCGACCACGGGTCCGAGTACGTCCGCGAGGCTCACGCCCGCCCCCTTCTTTAAGAGTCACTCTGACTATAAAGCGGGGAGGGGTGGCCCGACAAGCACGAAAAAACCCGCGGCCGTCGTGACGACGGCCGCGGGCTCTACCAGAGGGTCCGGGCAGGGATCCGGGCAGGGATCCGGGCAGGGATCCGGGCAGGGGTCGGCTCGACGCGAAAGACAGGCCTTAGAGGCCGACTTCCTTCATCAGCATGCCGACCTCGGTGTTGGTCAGACGGCGCAGCCAGCCCGACTTCTGGTCGCCGAGCGCGATCGGCCCGAAGGCCGTGCGGACGAGCTTGTCGACCGGGAAGCCCGCCTCGGCGAGCATGCGGCGCACGATGTGCTTGCGGCCCTCGTGGAGAACGACCTCGACCAGGTAGTTCTTGCCGATCTGCTCGACGACGCGGAAGTGGTCCGCGCGCGCGTACCCGTCCTCCAGCTGGATGCCGTCCTTGAGGCGCTTGCCGACCTCGCGCGGGAGGGGGCCCTGGATGGCGGCGACATAGGTCTTCTTGACGCCGTACTTGGGGTGGGTGAGGCGGTGGGCCAGCTCGCCGTGGTTGGTGAGCAGGATGATGCCCTCGGTCTCGGTGTCGAGCCGGCCGACGTGGAAGAGGCGGGTCTCGCGGTTGGTGACGTAGTCGCCGAGGCACTGGCGGCCGTCCGGATCCTCCATGGTGGAGACGACACCGGCGGGCTTGTTCAGCGCGAAGAACAGGTACGACTGGGTGGCGACGGTCAGGCCGTCGACCTTGATCTCGTCCTTCTCCGGGTCGACCCGGACGCCCTGCTCGATCACGACCTCGCCGTTGACCTCCACGCGGCCGGCGTCGATCAGCTCCTCGCAGGCGCGGCGCGAGCCCATGCCGGCGCGGGCGAGCACCTTCTGCAGCCGCTCGCCCTCCTCGTCACCGAAGGTCTTCGGGGTCTTGATCTGAGGCTTGTTCGCGTAGCGCTCCCGGTTGCGCTCCTCGGCGCGGGCCTCGTACTCGCGGGAGCGGGCCGGGGTGGTGCGGCCGCCGCCGCGCTGCGGGGACTGCTTCGGACCGCCCTTGGCGCCGCCGCGGGCGGCCGCGCCGCGGCCCTTCTTCGGCCCTGCGCCGCCCTCGGTGGACCCGCCTACGTCGTAGCGGCGCTCCTCGGGACGGGGCTTGCCCGCGCGCTTCTGCTGGTCGTCGCGCTGGTTACCGGCTCCCCGGTAGTTGCCGCGTCCGCTGCTGTTCCTGCCGCTGCTTCGCATCAAAGTTCCGTCGTCGTCGTGGCGTCATCGTCTGTGTCCGGAGC from Streptomyces formicae includes these protein-coding regions:
- a CDS encoding pseudouridine synthase, which encodes MRSSGRNSSGRGNYRGAGNQRDDQQKRAGKPRPEERRYDVGGSTEGGAGPKKGRGAAARGGAKGGPKQSPQRGGGRTTPARSREYEARAEERNRERYANKPQIKTPKTFGDEEGERLQKVLARAGMGSRRACEELIDAGRVEVNGEVVIEQGVRVDPEKDEIKVDGLTVATQSYLFFALNKPAGVVSTMEDPDGRQCLGDYVTNRETRLFHVGRLDTETEGIILLTNHGELAHRLTHPKYGVKKTYVAAIQGPLPREVGKRLKDGIQLEDGYARADHFRVVEQIGKNYLVEVVLHEGRKHIVRRMLAEAGFPVDKLVRTAFGPIALGDQKSGWLRRLTNTEVGMLMKEVGL
- a CDS encoding AAA family ATPase, which codes for MKRYRHGLVLGKFYPPHAGHHHLVRTARDRCERLTVLVCAASVESIPLVERVAWMREVHPDVRVVGAVDDIPVDVTDPAVWDAHMAVFRAAVPGRVDAVFTSESYGDELARRFGGADSVCVDPDRTVFPVSGTAVRKDPVGCWDFLEPPVRAALARRVVVLGAESTGTTTLATALAAHYRARGGVWARTGCVPEYGREFSERKLAALRAERPGAAWSDVTFDSDDFPLIARRQTEREDAAARIGSPLLVCDTDAFATTIWHERYMAGRSSAEVAEIAARGRGDLWLLTDHRDVPFEDDGLRDGEQLRPWMTARFAAQLARTGRRFLTLTGPHEGRLATAVAAVDAVLAEGWGFADPLPERR
- a CDS encoding NUDIX hydrolase, giving the protein MTVDAYDAGGHDAGDYDPRAFPPFAVTVDLAVFTVRDGELQVLLIERGQEPYKGARALPGGFVLPDESAGRAARRELAEETGLSARTTAALHLEQLRTYSDPDRDPRMRVVSVAYTALVPDVPEPRGGGDAAHAQWMPYGGHGPLAFDHDRILADAHERIGAKLEYTCLATAFCPAEFTLGELRQVYETVWGVELDRPNFRRKVLTTPGFVEAVAGGARLTSGRGKPAALYRAGPANALHPPLLRPEGRHTP
- the pnuC gene encoding nicotinamide riboside transporter PnuC, whose translation is MSLADVLGPVVAPLQQPLFTLLDTPVSWTEVLGFGSGALCVWLVARQHLANWPLGIANNVLFILLFTQAGLYADAGLQVVFIALAAYGWWTWTHGGGPGSDALPVRRTTRTEWTWLLAAGVVGTLALTLLLDRATDSTVPFWDALTTALSLMATYGQCRKLRESWWLWIAADIVYSPLYAYKGLYLTALLYVGFMALCVHGMRNWTRALAVQHAQQRQSAEEAAEVAA